TTCAGCCAGCGGGTTTCCTCCAGCGGGTGATCGTCGGACCAGCCGGCTTCCACATGCACGGTGGCGACGATGTTCTGGTTCGCGGCGTCCGCCAGATAGTCCTCGATGCCGTAGTCCCTGAGGATCGGCGCGAGGCTGCCGAACACCATCTCGGTTCCCTCGCCGCGCGCCTTTTCCAGCCAGGGATGGCGGTTGAGCGAAAGGTCCCAGAGATGGTGGTGCGGGTCGATGACCGGCCCGCCGTAGCGCAGCGTCATCGCCGGGCCTCTCGGCCGGAAATGAGCAGGAGCGCCAGGATCAGCGTGCCGAACATGATGGAGCGCCAGCCGGGCGAGGCATTGACCACCGTGATCAGCGCCGTCGTGGTGACGAGCAGGATCGCGCCCGGAATGGTGCCGGCATAGGTGCCGCGCCCGCCGAGGATGGACGTGCCGCCAAGCACCACGGCGGCGATCGACGTCAGGAGATAGGGATCGCCGATGCCGACATAACCCTGCCGGTTCATGCCGAGCACGAGAATGCCGGCAAGGCCCGCGAAGAAGCCCGAGAGCGCATAGAGGACCAGCGTGTTGCGCGTGATGCTGACGCCCGAGAGGCGCGCGGCGAGCGGATTGGCCCCGATGGCGAGGAACCGCGCGCCGATGGGCATGCGGTGGATCAGGATGAGCACCACGGCCGAGACGGCGAGCCAGAGGAGGACGCCGGCGGGAACGCCGAGCGGGCGCGCCTGCCCGAGCAGGATGACGGCCGGGTTGCTGACCGTGACGGCGCTGCCGCCGGCGACGATGACGAGCAGGCCCTGCAGGAACGTCGCCATGGCAAGCGTCATGATGATCGGCGGCACGCGAAGGTAAGCGGCGCCCGCGCCGTTGAGGAAGCCGATGCCGGTGGCGATGGCAAGCACGAGGGCGATGCCGACGAGGCCGGTCGGATCCCAGGCCGGCGAGATGATCGGCAGGAGGATCGCCGTGACGGTGATGACCGCGCCGACGGAGAGGTCGATGCCGCCCATCAGGATGACGAGCGTCTGGCCGGCGGCGGCGATGCCGATGACGGCGGCAAGCTCCAGCAGGTAGCGCAGGTGCCCGTAGGCGCCGAAGCCGCGCAGCGTGAGGCCGGCGACGAGCCAGACCAGCGCCACGAGCACGAAGGTGAGGAGCGGGGGATTGCGGAACAGGGAACGAGCGGCATTCATCGCCTTGCCCTCCATTGTGCGAGCAGTTCCGGAACGGCGACGGCGCCGACGATGATCAGCCCCTGCGCGACATATTGCGCGACCGGCGGAAAGCCGAGGAAGAACATCACGTTGATCATGACCGAGAGCAGCAGGCTGCCGCAGATCGCTCCGCGCATCGTGCCCTTGCCGCCGAGGAAGCCGACGCCGCCGAGCACGGCCGCCGCGATGGAATTCAACGTGAAGGGCGTGCCGATGACCGGATCGCCAGAACCCGTCTGGGCTGCAACGAAGAGACCGGCAAGCGCGGCGAGCAGGCCAGACAGCGCGAAGGCGACGATCTTCACCCGCTCGACCGGCACGCCGGAGCGGAAGGCGCCCACGGGATTGTCGCCGGCGGCATAGATGCCGAGACCGAGGGGCGTCGCAAGGAACGCCTTCCAGAGCACGAGGACGACGACGAACAGCAGGAAGGCGACGGGCGTGTGGCCGGCGAGCGTGTTCGACAGCCAGCCGGGAATGAAGCCGCCCGGGCGCGGCAGGAGGATCAGCGCGACGCCGGTGATGATGAAGGAACCGGCAAGCGTGACGATGATGGCGGGGAGCCTCAGATGCGCGACGATGACGCCGATGACGGCGCCGATGGCAAGCCCGGTGACGGCGACGGCCAGGAAGCCGCCGGGCACGCCGAGCGCCGTGCCCATGGTGGTCGCGGCAATGACCGCGCCGAGGCTGACGAGCGGGCCGATGGCGAGCGTGATGCCGCCGTTCAGCATGAGTAGCGCCTGCGCCATGGTGACGAGGGCGAGCGGGAACCAGTTCTGCGTGAACTTGGAGAAGCCGCCGACCGAGAGAATGCCGGGGAAGAGCACGGCATAGAGGATGAGGAAGGCGGCGACGACGAGATAGAGGCCGCCGAGGCTGCGGTTACGGCGGCGCTGGATGGCGCCGTAGAGCCAGCCGGAGGATGAAACAGCGCTCATGCGGCCGCTCCTTGTGTGTTGACGCCCATGGCCGCGCCGACGATGGCCTCTTCGGTGATCGCCGTGCCGGACAATTGCGCGGCGACGCGCCCTTCGCGCAGCACCACGACGCGGTCGCTGAGATGCACGAGCTCCGGCGTGTCGGAGCTGACGATGACGATGAGCCGGCCTTCGGCGGCGAAGGCGCGCAGCATGTGGTAGATTTCGCGCTTGGTCTCGATGTCGACGCCGCGCGTCGGATCGTTGAGCAGCAGCACGGACGGATCGAGCGGCAGCCACTTGGCGAGCGCCACCTTCTGCTGGTTGCCGCCCGAGAGCGCCTGCACCGGGCGGGCGACATCGCCCTTGATGGTGAGGCGGCGGGCGAGATCGGCGATCAGGTTCGTCTCCGCCGCCCGATCACGCAGGCCGCCGCGCGCGAGCCGGCCGAGCGAGGGCAGGATGAGGTTGGAGGCGATGGAATGGGGCAGAACCAGCCCCTCGTGCTTGCGGTCCGCCGGCACATAGACGAGGCCGGCGGCATTGGCCGCGCCGACATGGGCGGGAAGGCCGGGCTTGCCGGAAACTTCCGCCTTCGCGGCCCGGGCCGGAATAGCGCCGTAGAGGCCGAGCAGCAGGTCTTCCTGGCCCTGCCCCACCAGTCCGCCGATGCCGACGATCTCGCCGGCCCGCGCGGAAAAGCCGATGTCACGGACGAGACCGGCGGAAAAGCCTTCGACGCTGATGCGCAGCGCGCCCGGGCTGGAAACGGCGCGCGGCGGGAAGAGATCGCCCGTCTCGCGCCCGACCATCAGGCGTACCAGCCCCTCGCCGTCGATGCCGGAAAGCGACTGGTCGGCGGTCACGCCGCCGTCCTTCAGCACCGTGACGTGCGAGCAGAGCGCCTGCACCTCGTTGAGGCGGTGGGAGATATAGAGAAGCGCGGTGCCGCGATCCCTGAGCGTCTCGATGAGGCGGGCGAGAATGCCGGCCTCATGGGCGGAGAGCGAGGAGGTCGGCTCGTCGAGGATGAGCACGCGCGGCTTGCGGTAGAGCGCCTTGGCGATCTCCACCATCTGGCGGCGGCCGAGCGCGAGATCCGCGACCGGCATGTCGAGCGGTTCGGTGAGGCCCACCATGTCGCAGACCTCCCGCACGCCGCGGTGAAGCGCGGCATAGTCGATGAGGCCGAAGCGGCGCGGGAAGGCGCCGAGGCCGATATTCTCGGCGATCGACAGGTCGGCCGTCAGGCTCAGCTCCTGCTGCACCACGGCGATGCCGGCCGCGCGGGCGGCGGCCGGGCTGAAGCGCCCGACCGGCTTGCCGTCGACGACGATGGCTCCGCTATCCGGCTGGAGGGCGCCGGAGAGAAGGTTGATCAATGTGGATTTTCCCGCACCGTTCTCTCCGAGCAGGGCGTGAACCCTGCCCGGAAGAAGGGCGATATCGACGCCCTTGAGAACCGGATTGCCAAAAAATCCCTTGAACACCTGCCGGGCTTCCAGCAGGGGTTTTGCATCCGTCATGACGGCGTCCTCGGGTCGGAATTACTGGGCCAGCAGCTTGTCGAAAAGCGCCTTGTCGTAATCCGAGTAGATGTAGCCGTCGGCCGGGAACTGATCGGCGCGGGCGAGGTAGCCGTCGATGGTGCTGTCGTCGATGACCGGCAGCGGCACCTTGATGAAGGCCGGAACGTCCTTGCCTTCGAGCGCCTGGACGGCCGTGTAGACCGAGAGCGCGCCCAGCCAGTTCGGCTGCATGGTGGCCCAGCCCTTCAGGCCCTTTTCCTTCCACAGTTCCAGGAACTGGCGGGCGTTCTCGCCGGTGATCGGAACCTGCTCGCGGCCCTGGCGGTCGAAGGCCATGACGGAGCCGGCCGAAAGCGCGCCGCCGAGCGAAAGCACGCCGTCGATTTCCGGATTGGCGAAGAGGAGGCTGGTCATGGCTTCCTGCGCCGGGGCGGCGTTGTATTCGGTGTTCGTCTCGGTGATGATTTCGAGACCCGGATTGGCTTCGAGAACCGGCTGGGCGCCCTTGCGGCGGTCATCGCTGACGGAAATGCCGGCCGGGCCGTTCATGACAATGATCTTGCCCTTGCCGCCGAGCTGGTCGGCGAGCCACTTGGCGGCGCCCGCGCCCCATTCATTGGAATCGGTGTTGATCTTCGCCGTCACCTTGTCGGTGTTGACGAGGCTGTCGAAGTTCACGACGGCGATGCCCTTGTCGCAGGCATCCGAGATGACGCGGTCGAGCGCGTTGGACGAGCCGGCGATGACGACAATGGCGTCGACATTGGCGTCGATCATCGACTGGATGTGCTGGATCTGCGTCTGGGCGTTGCCCTGCGCGTCCGTGATCATCAGGTCCTTGACGAGGCCGGCCTTCTTCAGCTCCTCGACCTCGGCGGCGATGGTGCCTTCGGTCTGCTTCATCCAGGTCGGTACGGAATAGATGTTCGCCCAACCGACCGTATAGGGCGCCTTGCGATCACCCTTGATGCAGTTTGCGGCGGCAGACGCCGTGCCGGCGGACATGGCGAGAAGCGCCGCAGCAGCCGCGGCACCGGCCAGAAGGCGGTTGCGCAGCGTGGTGGACGAGCGGTTTGCAGAATTCTTCATGGTGTTCCCCTTTTTGTGGCCAGCGTTCGGGCTTGCCATCCGTCATTGTCCAATATAATGTACAAATGATCTTAATAATGGACGCCGTGATCTTATGCCGATTTTTCCGGCCTGCAAGAGGGGGCGGGAAATTTCGTCCGGCCGGGACCAGCGTACGGATTGACAGACGGGACGGCGGGTATGAGAAGCTTGGCCGACGACAGCCGAGGAATGAATGCGATGGATGCAATTGCCGACGAAGCAGGGGGAAAGCGCGCCCGCGGGCTGGACCGCGCGTTCGAGATCCTCGATTTCCTGCGGCAGAAGCGACAGGCGCTGAAACCCAACGAGATCGCGGCGCAGATCGGCGCGCCGCGCTCCTCGGTCTATGAACTGGTGAACCTGTTGCTGCGCAACGGCATTCTGGAATTCACCGGCGGCGAGGGCCGCGTCTATCTCGGCCGCAAACTCTATTTCTTCGGCGCGGCCTACGAGAACCATTTCGATTTCACCCGCGAATGCGAGGCGGCGCTGGAAAGGCTGGCCGA
This DNA window, taken from Shinella zoogloeoides, encodes the following:
- a CDS encoding ABC transporter substrate-binding protein, translated to MKNSANRSSTTLRNRLLAGAAAAAALLAMSAGTASAAANCIKGDRKAPYTVGWANIYSVPTWMKQTEGTIAAEVEELKKAGLVKDLMITDAQGNAQTQIQHIQSMIDANVDAIVVIAGSSNALDRVISDACDKGIAVVNFDSLVNTDKVTAKINTDSNEWGAGAAKWLADQLGGKGKIIVMNGPAGISVSDDRRKGAQPVLEANPGLEIITETNTEYNAAPAQEAMTSLLFANPEIDGVLSLGGALSAGSVMAFDRQGREQVPITGENARQFLELWKEKGLKGWATMQPNWLGALSVYTAVQALEGKDVPAFIKVPLPVIDDSTIDGYLARADQFPADGYIYSDYDKALFDKLLAQ
- a CDS encoding sugar ABC transporter ATP-binding protein; amino-acid sequence: MTDAKPLLEARQVFKGFFGNPVLKGVDIALLPGRVHALLGENGAGKSTLINLLSGALQPDSGAIVVDGKPVGRFSPAAARAAGIAVVQQELSLTADLSIAENIGLGAFPRRFGLIDYAALHRGVREVCDMVGLTEPLDMPVADLALGRRQMVEIAKALYRKPRVLILDEPTSSLSAHEAGILARLIETLRDRGTALLYISHRLNEVQALCSHVTVLKDGGVTADQSLSGIDGEGLVRLMVGRETGDLFPPRAVSSPGALRISVEGFSAGLVRDIGFSARAGEIVGIGGLVGQGQEDLLLGLYGAIPARAAKAEVSGKPGLPAHVGAANAAGLVYVPADRKHEGLVLPHSIASNLILPSLGRLARGGLRDRAAETNLIADLARRLTIKGDVARPVQALSGGNQQKVALAKWLPLDPSVLLLNDPTRGVDIETKREIYHMLRAFAAEGRLIVIVSSDTPELVHLSDRVVVLREGRVAAQLSGTAITEEAIVGAAMGVNTQGAAA
- a CDS encoding ABC transporter permease; the encoded protein is MNAARSLFRNPPLLTFVLVALVWLVAGLTLRGFGAYGHLRYLLELAAVIGIAAAGQTLVILMGGIDLSVGAVITVTAILLPIISPAWDPTGLVGIALVLAIATGIGFLNGAGAAYLRVPPIIMTLAMATFLQGLLVIVAGGSAVTVSNPAVILLGQARPLGVPAGVLLWLAVSAVVLILIHRMPIGARFLAIGANPLAARLSGVSITRNTLVLYALSGFFAGLAGILVLGMNRQGYVGIGDPYLLTSIAAVVLGGTSILGGRGTYAGTIPGAILLVTTTALITVVNASPGWRSIMFGTLILALLLISGREARR
- a CDS encoding ABC transporter permease; the encoded protein is MSAVSSSGWLYGAIQRRRNRSLGGLYLVVAAFLILYAVLFPGILSVGGFSKFTQNWFPLALVTMAQALLMLNGGITLAIGPLVSLGAVIAATTMGTALGVPGGFLAVAVTGLAIGAVIGVIVAHLRLPAIIVTLAGSFIITGVALILLPRPGGFIPGWLSNTLAGHTPVAFLLFVVVLVLWKAFLATPLGLGIYAAGDNPVGAFRSGVPVERVKIVAFALSGLLAALAGLFVAAQTGSGDPVIGTPFTLNSIAAAVLGGVGFLGGKGTMRGAICGSLLLSVMINVMFFLGFPPVAQYVAQGLIIVGAVAVPELLAQWRARR